The following coding sequences are from one Maniola hyperantus chromosome 7, iAphHyp1.2, whole genome shotgun sequence window:
- the LOC138402589 gene encoding uncharacterized protein, which produces MNLPTMTQQMFDKKHVVVCEQWEKTAHQTMAAAAERERRAAIEEGRVLDGIAVIDVIADACWSKRSYKSNYAALSGAAAIVGRKFGEVLFLGVKNKYCCICDRAANKGLTPKNHACYKNYKGPSSGMEAEIVAEGFRNSIDIMYNLIYGRVIADGDSSTYSKILEEGPYKGITVEKIECRYHIPRDMCNKLVAVSKDTKYPLQMRKMLTTQRILAIRKVICLAIKKHKNDKAELGVRINSLYADISNAYNHAFGHHAECEGHYCSSEKKSDDLVPKVNNSTFWFKIQYIVGIVATHSRSLINDFDSNTVEQFNSIIAKFVGSKRTNLIQRQTYQSRCAAAVVAYNTKSHCTMYKNLF; this is translated from the coding sequence ATGAATCTTCCCACAATGACACAACAAATGTTTGATAAAAAACACGTTGTCGTTTGTGAGCAATGGGAAAAAACTGCTCATCAGACTATGGCAGCTGCAGCGGAACGAGAAAGACGGGCTGCAATAGAAGAAGGCAGAGTCTTAGATGGTATAGCAGTCATTGATGTAATTGCTGATGCCTGCTGGTCTAAGCGCTCATACAAAAGTAATTATGCGGCACTTTCTGGAGCAGCTGCCATAGTTGGTAGGAAATTCGGAGAAGTTCTTTTCCTAGGTGTGAAAAACAAATACTGCTGTATTTGTGATCGTGCAGCGAATAAAGGATTGACGCCAAAAAATCATGCATGTTACAAAAACTACAAGGGTCCTTCCTCTGGCATGGAGGCAGAAATTGTAGCAGAGGGATTCCGGAATTCgatagatattatgtataacCTCATATATGGACGAGTTATCGCAGATGGAGATTCCAGCACCTACTCAAAGATCCTGGAAGAAGGACCTTATAAAGGCATAACGGTAGAAAAAATAGAATGCCGATACCATATTCCCCGTGATATGTGCAATAAATTAGTAGCAGTTAGTAAAGACACAAAATACCCATTACAAATGAGAAAAATGCTCACCACCCAAAGGATACTCGCAATCAGAAAAGTGATTTGTTTGGCAATAAAAAAGCACAAAAACGATAAAGCTGAATTAGGAGTGCGAATAAATAGCCTCTACGCCGATATTTCAAATGCATATAATCACGCATTTGGACATCACGCCGAGTGTGAAGGTCACTACTGCAGTAGTGAGAAAAAAAGTGATGATCTTGTGCCAAAAGTAAACAACTCGACATTTTGGTTCAAAATCCAATATATTGTAGGCATAGTTGCCACACACTCAAGAAGtttaataaatgattttgaCAGTAATACCGTGGAACAGTTTAATAGCATTATTGCTAAATTTGTTGGCAGCAAAAGAACTAATTTAATACAGCGACAAACGTATCAGTCTAGGTGTGCAGCTGCTGTTGTGGCATATAACACGAAAAGCCATTGTACAATGtacaaaaatctattttag